One window of Puntigrus tetrazona isolate hp1 unplaced genomic scaffold, ASM1883169v1 S000000575, whole genome shotgun sequence genomic DNA carries:
- the LOC122334556 gene encoding macrophage mannose receptor 1-like, with product MERITLMSLLFTAVVSSSPRQYHFVNQRMNWNEAQRYCREEHTDLVTINDIQEQNEIKQLINSNSERVWIGLKDSWMWSLTDPDFYRGDESQYRNWGTTQPNEKGDCVSMNTDGQWNNIKCDKTRSFICYNVSTGFVPVQELKNFTNAQKYCRKYHTALVSVRNQSENEEIQNIIKQNLTSPKESWIGLYRFWVWSDNSPVTFLYWKQDEPDNIPNGNSICASTGFSNEGQWTDEYCREPHPFVCYDDKLVLIRENKTWTEALRYCRDRDMDLVSVYSEQIQRRVMDVTSRASSNHVWLGLRHSCIVGIWFWINGQTICYDRWTPDYDTGLDDCVNTIRSGAIRTNDNFWISLPETDRNNFICVK from the exons ATGGAGAGAATCACATTGATGTCTCTTCTGTTCACAG CCGTGGTCAGTTCATCTCCACGTCAGTATCACTTTGTGAATCAGAGGATGAACTGGAACGAAGCTCAGAGATACTGCAGAGAAGAACACACAGATCTGGTCACTATCAATGACATACAAGAACAGAACGAGATAAAACAGCTCATAAACAGTAACTCTGAGCGTGTCTGGATTGGGCTGAAGGACTCATGGATGTGGTCTCTGACTGACCCTGACTTCTACAGAGGAGATGAGTCTCAGTATAGGAACTGGGGAACAACACAACCAAATGAAAAGGGAGACTGTGTTTCTATGAACACTGATGGACAATGgaataatataaagtgtgataaGACAAGGAGTTTCATCTGCTATAATG tCAGTACAGGATTCGTCCCTGTACAGGAGCTAAAGAACTTCACAAACGCTCAGAAATACTGCAGAAAGTACCACACAGCTCTGGTCAGTGTGAGGAACCAGAGTGAGAATGAAGAGATTCAGAACATCATAAAGCAGAACCTAACTTCTCCTAAAGAATCCTGGATCGGTCTGTACAGATTCTGGGTTTGGTCAGATAACAGCCCCGTCACATTCTTATACTGGAAACAAGATGAACCTGATAACATCCCTAACGGAAACAGCATCTGTGCATCGACTGGTTTCAGTAATGAAGGACAATGGACAGACGAGTACTGTAGAGAACCGCATCCCTTTGTGTGTTATGATG ATAAACTGGTTCTGATCAGAGAGAATAAGACGTGGACTGAAGCTCTGAGATActgcagagacagagacatggACCTGGTGTCGGTATATTCGGAGCAGATACAGCGACGGGTGATGGATGTGACCTCGAGAGCCTCGTCCAATCACGTGTGGCTGGGTCTGCGTCACTCCTGCATCGTGGGAATCTGGTTCTGGATCAACGGTCAGACCATCTGCTACGATCGGTGGACTCCTGATTACGACACCGGACTGGACGACTGTGTTAATACGATCAGATCCGGAGCCATTCGGACCAACGATAATTTCTGGATCAGCCTCCCTGAAACTGACAGAAACAACTTCATCTGTGTCAAGTGA